From the Salana multivorans genome, the window CCGTCTGTCTCGCCATCGGTCTGGGCGCGGACACTCGGGTGTCGCTCGTTCACATCACCGCGCACGCCGTCGCGGCGTTGGCGACAGCCACGGGAGGAGTGGTCCTCGTCGCACTGTTCCCGGCTCGGACGCTGCTGGAGGCGCTCAAGGATCGCAGCTGAGTCCCGGGCTCGACCGGCGCCGGCCTGGGCCGGCGCCCGTGGCGCTCGCCGCGGCCGCTCAGTCGGGCCCGAACGGGCTGCGCGAGCGGTCGACCGAGACGCGGCGCGCCCAGACCGTCGTGTCCGGCGGCAGCCAGGTGAGGCCGTCGACCTGCGAGAGCCGGCCGCTCGCGAGGAGCACCTCGAGGTCCTCCGTGAGCGCGGTGTCCGCCGAGCCCATGTTCGCCATGACGATGAGGTCGCCGTTGACGAGCCCGAGCACGTCGGGCTCGGCCGTGTCGAGCCAGGCGAGCCCGCCCGAGCCGAGGTGGAAGTCGCGGCGCAGGCGCAGCGCCCGCCGGTAGAGCTCGTACGTCGAGTCCTCGACGCCCTTCTGCGCGTCCAGCGCGTACGACGCCCAGTCCTCCGGCTGCGGCAGCCACGACTCGCCGGTGGGGGAGAACCCGAACGCGGGGCTCGCCGACTCCCACGGGATCGGCACGCGGCAGCCGTCGCGCCCGAGCCCGTCGCCCCGCAGGATGACCGGGTCCTGGCGAACCTCGCGGGGCAGCGTCGTGTGCTCGGGCAGGCCGAGCTCCTCGCCCTGGTAGAGGTAGGCCGAACCGGGCAGCGCCAGCTCCAGCAGTGTCGCCGCGCGCCCGCGGCGCAGCCCGAGCTCGCGGTCGGGCTGGAGGTCGTCGGGGCCGATCGCCTCGACGTTCCCGCCGCGGCTCGGCATGCCGAACCGGGAGTGGTGCCGCACGACGTCGTGGTTGGAGAGCACCCACGTCGTCGGGGCGCCGACCTCGTCGTTGAGCCGGAGCGACTCCTCGATGACGGACCGCATCGTGTCCGCGTGCCAGTGCGCGGAGAGGAACGCGAAGTTGAACGTCTGCTGCATCTCGTCCGGCCGCACGTACGTGGCCAGCTCGCTCAGCGGCTCGACCCAGGCCTCGGCGACGAGCATCCGGTCCCCGTCGAACTCCTCGAGCACCCGGTGCCAGCCGCGGTAGATCTCGTGCACACCGGGCTGGTTCCACATCGGCCCGTCGTTCGCCGGCGGCTCGGCCGCGCCCTCGGGCAGGTCCGCGCGTTCCGCCGCGTCGGCGGCGGGACCGGCCGACCCGTCGGCATGATCGGCGTGGCCGTCGTCGTCGGTCGTGGCGTCGCGATCGAGCGCCTCGAGGTCGACCGAGCCCGACTCGGTCTCCGAGACCATCGCCGAGTGCCCGTCCCAGTCCGGCAGGCCGTCGGCCTTGACCAGCCCGTGCGCCACGTCGACCCGGAAGCCGTCGACGCCGCGGGTCATCCAGAACCGCAGGATGTCGTGGAACTCCTCCACCACCTCGGGGTTGCCCCAGTCGAGGTCGGGCTGGTGCACGTCGAACAGGTGGAGGTACCACTGGCCCGGCCGGCCGTCGGCCTCGGTGACGCGGGTCCAGCCGTCCTGGCCGAACACGGAGCGCCAGTTGTTCGGGGGCAGCTCGCCGTGCTCGCCGCGTCCGTCGCGGAAGATGTAGCGCGCCCGCTCCGGGCTGCCGGGGCCGGCCGCGAGCGCGGCCTGGAACCAGACGTGCTCGTCGGACGTGTGGTTCGGGACGAGGTCGACGACGACGCGCAGCCCGAGCTGGTGCGCGCGCTCGATGAGGGCGTCGGCGTCGGCGAGCGAGCCGAACAGCGGGTCGATGTCGCGATAGTCGGCCACGTCGTAGCCGGCGTCGTGCTGCGGGGAGCGGTAGAACGGCGAGAGCCACAGCGCGTCGACGCCGAGCCGGGAGAGGTGGCCGAGCCGCTTCGTGATGCCGGGCAGGTCGCCGTAGCCGTCCCCGTCGGAGTCGGCGAAGGAGCGTGGGTAGACCTGGTAGACCACCGCCGTCTGCCACCACAGGTGCGGCTCCGACCGCGGAGCTGACACGGGGCTGGTGCGACACAGCTGTGTGGCGTTGTTCACCCGAGGCATCCTTCCCCTTGGCGCACGCGATAACAAACCGGGCTATAGGGATCGCGCGCGCGTGCGCGATCCAGCCGCGCGACGGTGCGGCCCGCGCCCGCCCGTCGCCACTAGGCTGGCGTCGATGTCCTGGCAGCCACCTCTCACCGACGCCACCGGGTCGAGCGACGTCGAGCGGTGGGTGCCCGAGGTCTCCAAGAACCCGCGCCGCTCGCCGTTCGAGCGCGACCGCGCCCGCGTCCTCCACTCCTCGGCGCTGCGGCGGCTCGGGGCCAAGACCCAGGTGCTCGCGCCGTCGACGGACGACTTCGTCCGCACGCGGCTGACCCACTCGCTCGAGGTCGCGCAGGTGGGGCGCGAGATCGCCAAGCAGCTCGGCTGCGACCCCGACGTCGTGGACGCCGCGTGCCTCTCCCACGACCTCGGGCACCCGCCCTTCGGGCACAACGGCGAGGCGGCGCTCGCGGTCGTCGCCGAGGACGCCGGCGGGTTCGAGGGCAACGCCCAGACGCTGCGCATCCTCACCCGGCTCGAGCCGAAGATGTTCGCGTCGGACGGGCGGTGCGTCGGGCTCAACCTCACCCGCGCGAGCCTCGACGCGGCGTCCAAGTACCCGTGGCAGCGAGTGGACGCGCCGCGCCGCGTCGACGGTCGTCGCTCCCGCAAGTTCGGCGTCTACGCCGACGACCTGCCCGTGTTCGACTGGCTGCGCGAGGGCGCCCCGGTCGGTCAGACCTGTCTCGAGGCGCAGGTGATGGACCTCTCCGACGACGTCGCGTACTCGGTGCACGACGTCGAGGACGCCATCGTCGGGTGGCGGGTCGAGCCGCGGCGGCTGCGGGAGGCGGGGGAGCCCGACCGCGTGGTCGCGCAGGTGCGCGCCTGGTACGACCCCGACCTCACCGACGACGAGCTCGGTGCCGCGCTCGACCGGCTGCTCGCGCTGCCCGACTGGGTCGCCGAGTTCGACGGGACGCGCGAGTCGCTCGCCGCCGTCAAGGACATGACGTCGCAGCTCATCGGGCGGTTCACCGGGTCGTCGGTCGACGCGACGCGGGCCGTCCACGGGTACGGCGACCTGCACCGGTACGCGGCACGGCTCGAGGTGCCGCGGACGACGCGGGCCGAGATCGCGGTCCTCAAGGGGATCGCGGCGCTCTACGTCATGGCGCCCCGCGAGGACGAGCCGCTCTACCACTACCAGCGCCAGGTGGTCTCCGAGCTGGTCGAGGTCGTCCTCGAACGCGCGGAGGTCGCGCTCGAGCCGGTCTTCCTGCCCGACTTCCTCGACGCCGAGGACGACGCCGCCCGCCTGCGCGTCGTCGTCGACCAGGTGGCCTCGCTCACCGACCTCTCGGCGATGGCGTGGCACGCGCGGCTGGTCGCACCGGGCGAGTGAGGGCGGGCGCCCGGCGGTGCGCGCCGGCCGCGGGCGTAGGTTGGGGTCCGTGACCTTCCCCGTGCGCATCGGCGTCCAGATCCAGCCCCAGCACGCCGACTACTCGGCGATCCGCGACGCGGCGCGCCGCGTGGAGGACCTCGGCGTCGACGTGCTCTTCAACTGGGACCACTTCTTCCCGCTCTCGGGCGACCCGGACGGGCTGCACTTCGAGTGCTGGAGCATGCTCGCCGCGTGGGCGGAGCAGACCGAGCGCGTCGAGATCGGTGCACTCGTGACCTGCAACTCCTACCGCAACCCCGAGCTGCTGGCCGACATGGCCCGGACGATCGACCACATCTCGGCGCGCGGTGACGCCCCGGGCCGGCTGATCCTCGGCATCGGGGCCGGCTGGTTCGAGCGCGACTACGCCGAGTACGGCTACGAGTTCGGCACCGCCGGGTCGCGGATCACCGACCTCGCCGAGGCCCTGCCCCGGATCAGGAGCCGCTGGGCCGCGCTCAACCCGGCCCCGACGCGGGACATCCCGATCCTCATCGGCGGCTCCGGCCCTCGCCGCACGCTCCGACTGGTCGCCGAGCACGCCGACGTCTGGCACTCGTTCGGCGACGCGGACGCGCTGCGCGAGCGCTCCGCGATCCTCGCCGGACACGCCGAGGCGGTCGGCCGTCCGGTCGGCGAGATCGAGCGCTCGATCGACGTGCGACGCCGCCCGTCCGAGGTCGGGCAGGAGCTGCTCGACGCGGGGGCGACCCTCTTCACCGTCGAGTCCTCGGGGCCGGACTACGACCTCGACCTGGCCGCCGAGTGGGTCGCCTGGCGCGACGCCAGCACGCGCGGCTGAGCTCGGCGCCTGGATCGTCCACAGCCGGGCGGCCCGACCCGGCTCGGTCCCGCCGCGCGACCTAGACTGACCGCATGAGCCGGATCCGTCGCGAGAGCGTGACGCAGGTCCGCGAGACAGCCCGCATCGAGGAGGTCGTCGCGGAGCACGTCACCCTCCGCGCGGCCGGGGTCGGCTCGATGAAGGGCCTGTGCCCGTTCCACGACGAGCGCACCCCGAGCTTCCACGTCCGCCCCCAGCTCGGCCTGTGGCACTGCTTCGGCTGCAGCGAGGGCGGCGACGTCATCTCGTTCGTCCAGAAGGTCGACCACCTGCCGTTCGCCGAGGCGGTCGAGCGTC encodes:
- a CDS encoding deoxyguanosinetriphosphate triphosphohydrolase, whose translation is MSWQPPLTDATGSSDVERWVPEVSKNPRRSPFERDRARVLHSSALRRLGAKTQVLAPSTDDFVRTRLTHSLEVAQVGREIAKQLGCDPDVVDAACLSHDLGHPPFGHNGEAALAVVAEDAGGFEGNAQTLRILTRLEPKMFASDGRCVGLNLTRASLDAASKYPWQRVDAPRRVDGRRSRKFGVYADDLPVFDWLREGAPVGQTCLEAQVMDLSDDVAYSVHDVEDAIVGWRVEPRRLREAGEPDRVVAQVRAWYDPDLTDDELGAALDRLLALPDWVAEFDGTRESLAAVKDMTSQLIGRFTGSSVDATRAVHGYGDLHRYAARLEVPRTTRAEIAVLKGIAALYVMAPREDEPLYHYQRQVVSELVEVVLERAEVALEPVFLPDFLDAEDDAARLRVVVDQVASLTDLSAMAWHARLVAPGE
- a CDS encoding LLM class F420-dependent oxidoreductase; translation: MTFPVRIGVQIQPQHADYSAIRDAARRVEDLGVDVLFNWDHFFPLSGDPDGLHFECWSMLAAWAEQTERVEIGALVTCNSYRNPELLADMARTIDHISARGDAPGRLILGIGAGWFERDYAEYGYEFGTAGSRITDLAEALPRIRSRWAALNPAPTRDIPILIGGSGPRRTLRLVAEHADVWHSFGDADALRERSAILAGHAEAVGRPVGEIERSIDVRRRPSEVGQELLDAGATLFTVESSGPDYDLDLAAEWVAWRDASTRG
- a CDS encoding glycoside hydrolase family 13 protein, which produces MPRVNNATQLCRTSPVSAPRSEPHLWWQTAVVYQVYPRSFADSDGDGYGDLPGITKRLGHLSRLGVDALWLSPFYRSPQHDAGYDVADYRDIDPLFGSLADADALIERAHQLGLRVVVDLVPNHTSDEHVWFQAALAAGPGSPERARYIFRDGRGEHGELPPNNWRSVFGQDGWTRVTEADGRPGQWYLHLFDVHQPDLDWGNPEVVEEFHDILRFWMTRGVDGFRVDVAHGLVKADGLPDWDGHSAMVSETESGSVDLEALDRDATTDDDGHADHADGSAGPAADAAERADLPEGAAEPPANDGPMWNQPGVHEIYRGWHRVLEEFDGDRMLVAEAWVEPLSELATYVRPDEMQQTFNFAFLSAHWHADTMRSVIEESLRLNDEVGAPTTWVLSNHDVVRHHSRFGMPSRGGNVEAIGPDDLQPDRELGLRRGRAATLLELALPGSAYLYQGEELGLPEHTTLPREVRQDPVILRGDGLGRDGCRVPIPWESASPAFGFSPTGESWLPQPEDWASYALDAQKGVEDSTYELYRRALRLRRDFHLGSGGLAWLDTAEPDVLGLVNGDLIVMANMGSADTALTEDLEVLLASGRLSQVDGLTWLPPDTTVWARRVSVDRSRSPFGPD